The following coding sequences lie in one Sedimentibacter sp. MB35-C1 genomic window:
- the gcvPA gene encoding aminomethyl-transferring glycine dehydrogenase subunit GcvPA yields the protein MTRYIGNTNNDQEQMLKEMGYDSIESLFKSVPQSVMLKTNLDIPEAVSEMELVEKMKLLANKNCNLDDYTCFLGAGAYDHYIPAVIDHLISRQEFYTAYTPYQPEISQGTLQAIFEYQTLISELTGLPVANASLYDGATALTEAAIMACEATKRSEVIIASNAHPESIKVLKTYAQFRDITVTAVGYKDGQIDLDDLKNKINENTAAVIIQSPNFFGIIENIKDIADIAHENKSLLIASADPISLALLKSPGELGADIAVGDGQSLGNPLSFGGPYLGFIAVTKKLMRKLPGRIVGETVDKDGNRGFVLTLQTREQHIRREKATSNICSNQSLNALTAAIYLTLMGKEGLKEVANLCVQKAHYTYNELIGTGKFSSVFSKPFFKEFTVKSEKDVASLNKDLLKYNIIGGYELAKDYPELKDGWLLAVTEKRTKSEIDNFIRKAAE from the coding sequence ATGACAAGATATATAGGAAATACTAATAATGACCAAGAGCAGATGCTTAAAGAAATGGGATATGATAGTATCGAGTCTCTATTCAAGTCAGTTCCTCAGTCGGTAATGCTAAAAACAAATTTGGATATTCCAGAGGCGGTATCTGAAATGGAGCTTGTAGAGAAGATGAAGTTATTAGCAAATAAAAACTGTAATCTTGATGACTATACATGCTTTTTAGGTGCAGGTGCCTACGACCATTATATTCCGGCGGTTATAGATCACTTAATTTCACGCCAGGAGTTTTATACAGCGTATACTCCATATCAGCCAGAAATAAGTCAGGGGACACTGCAGGCCATTTTTGAATATCAGACGTTGATAAGCGAATTGACAGGCCTTCCTGTTGCAAATGCTTCGTTGTATGATGGTGCTACTGCATTGACAGAGGCAGCAATCATGGCATGCGAAGCTACGAAGAGATCCGAGGTTATAATTGCATCAAATGCTCATCCTGAAAGTATAAAAGTGCTTAAGACATACGCGCAGTTTAGAGATATTACGGTAACTGCTGTCGGATATAAAGACGGACAAATTGATTTGGATGATTTAAAAAATAAAATTAATGAAAACACGGCCGCTGTAATTATTCAGAGCCCTAACTTCTTTGGAATTATTGAAAATATAAAAGATATAGCAGATATAGCTCATGAAAATAAGAGCCTGCTAATAGCCAGTGCTGATCCAATATCGTTGGCATTGCTGAAAAGCCCTGGGGAATTGGGAGCTGACATAGCTGTAGGCGATGGACAGTCACTGGGAAATCCACTAAGCTTCGGCGGACCTTACCTAGGATTCATAGCAGTTACAAAAAAACTTATGAGAAAATTGCCTGGCAGAATTGTAGGAGAGACTGTTGATAAGGATGGGAACAGAGGCTTCGTTCTTACACTACAGACGAGAGAACAGCACATAAGAAGGGAAAAAGCGACTTCTAACATTTGCTCAAATCAATCATTAAATGCTTTGACTGCCGCTATTTACCTAACGCTTATGGGAAAAGAAGGATTAAAGGAAGTTGCCAACCTTTGCGTACAGAAAGCGCATTATACATATAATGAATTAATTGGAACGGGAAAATTCAGTTCCGTATTTTCTAAGCCATTCTTTAAGGAATTTACGGTAAAGAGCGAGAAAGATGTAGCAAGCCTTAACAAAGACCTACTGAAATACAACATTATCGGAGGCTATGAACTGGCAAAAGATTATCCAGAACTAAAAGACGGCTGGCTTTTGGCTGTAACAGAAAAACGTACAAAAAGTGAAATAGATAATTTTATTAGAAAGGCGGCAGAATAA
- the guaA gene encoding glutamine-hydrolyzing GMP synthase: MIVIVDFGAQYSQLIARRVREANVYCEIMPYTSSIDKIREKKPEGIILSGGPASVYAEDAPSISNEIFNLGVPLLGICYGGQFIAQEFGGKVKGADSREYGKIKLQIMSGDNLFKGIEQDTLCWMSHTDYIEKAPENFEITAKSDTCHICAMKNEEKKIYAVQFHPEVEHTQRGKEIINNFLFNVCGLSKDWNMGNFAEESIARIKAEVGDKKALCALSGGVDSSVAAVMVHKAIGSNLICVFVDHGLLRKDEGDQVEKVFKEKFNMNLIRVNAGERFLGKLAGVTEPERKRKIIGEEFIRVFEEEKQKLKDEFGHIDYLVQGTIYPDVIESGTATASVIKSHHNVGGLPEDVDFELLEPLRQLFKDEVRQVGRELGIPEEVVERQPFPGPGLAIRVLGEITEDKLKIVREADFIFRDEVKKAGLQNKIWQYFACLPNIRSVGVMGDGRTYSHTVALRAVNSTDGMTSDWSRIPYEVLEKVSTRIVNEVDNVNRIVYDITSKPPATIEWE; the protein is encoded by the coding sequence ATGATAGTAATAGTTGATTTTGGTGCACAGTACAGTCAACTCATAGCGAGAAGAGTTAGAGAAGCAAATGTGTATTGTGAAATAATGCCATACACATCTTCAATCGATAAAATAAGAGAAAAGAAACCTGAAGGAATAATACTTTCCGGAGGACCGGCCAGCGTATATGCTGAAGATGCTCCGAGCATTTCAAATGAAATATTTAATTTAGGAGTTCCTTTGCTTGGTATTTGCTACGGTGGTCAATTTATAGCTCAGGAATTCGGAGGAAAGGTAAAGGGAGCCGATTCTAGAGAATACGGAAAAATTAAGCTTCAGATAATGTCAGGCGATAACCTGTTTAAAGGAATCGAGCAAGATACGCTGTGTTGGATGAGCCATACAGACTATATAGAAAAAGCACCGGAAAATTTTGAAATAACTGCAAAATCAGATACATGCCACATATGTGCTATGAAAAATGAAGAAAAGAAAATTTACGCAGTTCAGTTTCATCCAGAAGTTGAACACACTCAAAGAGGAAAGGAAATTATCAATAACTTCCTGTTCAATGTATGTGGGTTAAGCAAAGATTGGAATATGGGTAATTTTGCTGAAGAAAGCATAGCAAGAATCAAAGCCGAAGTAGGAGATAAAAAAGCTCTCTGTGCTTTGTCCGGAGGAGTGGATTCATCTGTTGCTGCAGTAATGGTTCACAAGGCAATCGGTTCAAACTTAATATGTGTATTTGTTGACCATGGTCTTTTGAGAAAAGACGAGGGAGATCAGGTTGAAAAAGTATTCAAAGAAAAGTTTAACATGAATCTAATCAGAGTAAATGCAGGCGAAAGATTCCTCGGCAAATTGGCAGGAGTTACAGAACCGGAAAGAAAAAGAAAAATAATTGGCGAAGAATTTATTCGAGTATTTGAAGAAGAAAAACAAAAATTAAAAGATGAGTTCGGACATATTGATTACTTAGTTCAGGGAACAATTTACCCTGATGTTATAGAAAGCGGTACAGCAACTGCATCTGTTATAAAAAGTCACCACAACGTAGGCGGACTACCGGAAGACGTAGATTTTGAGCTCCTGGAACCATTAAGACAACTGTTTAAAGATGAAGTTCGACAAGTTGGAAGAGAGCTTGGAATACCGGAAGAAGTAGTTGAAAGACAGCCATTCCCTGGCCCAGGTCTTGCAATCCGTGTATTGGGTGAAATCACAGAGGATAAATTAAAGATAGTTAGAGAAGCTGATTTCATATTCAGAGATGAAGTCAAAAAAGCAGGTCTGCAGAATAAAATTTGGCAGTACTTCGCTTGTTTGCCTAACATCAGAAGTGTAGGAGTTATGGGAGACGGCAGAACATACTCACACACAGTTGCATTAAGAGCAGTAAACTCAACAGACGGAATGACTTCCGACTGGTCAAGAATTCCATACGAAGTTCTTGAAAAAGTATCAACCAGAATAGTAAACGAAGTGGATAATGTAAACAGAATAGTTTACGATATTACAAGCAAGCCACCTGCTACTATTGAATGGGAATAG
- the gcvPB gene encoding aminomethyl-transferring glycine dehydrogenase subunit GcvPB, producing the protein MLKHQPLIFELSREGRKAYSLPECDVPSLEMEELIGNEYLREKSPELPEVSELDAVRHFTQLSQRNHGVDTGFYPLGSCTMKYNPKVDEVVARFDGFSKIHPYQPEEISQGAMQVIYELDGMLSEISGMDKCTLQPAAGAHGELTGLMIIKAYHRSRGDEKRNIIIIPDSAHGTNPASAVVAGFETVEVKSNDKGLVDLESLKTVMSDKVAGLMLTNPNTLGLFDENILKISEIVHEAGGLMYYDGANANAILGVTRPGDMGFDVVHFNIHKTFSTPHGGGGPGSGPVGVKEHLSAFLPVPVVAKKENEYVFDYDRPLSIGKVRSFYGNFGVYVKAYAYIRGQGPEGLRAVAENAVLNANYIASKLKGRYYLPVDRECMHECVLSGDLQKERGVTTLDIAKRLLDFGYHPPTVYFPLIVSEAMMIEPTECETKETLDQFIGAMIQIADEVENDPDVVKNAPHTTVVSRLNEAQAARKPVLRYNKQV; encoded by the coding sequence ATGCTAAAACATCAACCCTTGATATTTGAATTAAGCAGAGAAGGGCGAAAAGCATATTCTCTGCCTGAATGTGATGTTCCTTCTTTAGAAATGGAAGAACTTATTGGTAATGAATATTTAAGAGAAAAATCTCCTGAACTGCCTGAGGTAAGTGAACTTGATGCGGTACGTCATTTCACACAACTTTCGCAGAGAAACCACGGTGTAGATACAGGGTTCTACCCTCTGGGAAGCTGTACAATGAAGTATAACCCAAAGGTAGACGAAGTAGTAGCAAGATTTGACGGATTTTCAAAAATTCATCCATATCAGCCGGAAGAAATTTCACAAGGAGCTATGCAGGTGATATACGAGCTTGATGGCATGCTTTCAGAAATTTCGGGAATGGACAAATGTACTCTTCAGCCTGCGGCAGGAGCTCACGGAGAGCTGACGGGCCTTATGATAATAAAGGCATATCACAGAAGTAGAGGCGACGAAAAAAGAAATATAATAATTATTCCTGATTCAGCCCATGGAACAAATCCTGCTTCAGCAGTAGTTGCAGGGTTTGAGACAGTTGAAGTTAAGTCAAATGATAAGGGTTTAGTTGATTTAGAATCCCTAAAAACTGTTATGAGTGATAAAGTGGCAGGGCTTATGCTGACAAATCCTAATACGCTTGGTTTGTTTGATGAAAATATATTGAAGATATCTGAGATAGTGCATGAAGCAGGCGGGCTTATGTACTATGACGGAGCGAATGCAAATGCAATTCTTGGCGTTACCAGACCTGGAGATATGGGATTTGATGTAGTTCATTTCAACATTCACAAAACATTCAGTACACCTCATGGCGGAGGAGGACCTGGATCTGGACCGGTAGGGGTTAAGGAGCATCTTAGCGCTTTCCTGCCTGTTCCAGTTGTTGCTAAGAAAGAAAATGAGTACGTCTTCGATTATGACAGACCGCTGTCTATAGGAAAGGTAAGATCATTCTATGGAAATTTTGGAGTTTATGTGAAAGCCTATGCTTATATCAGGGGACAAGGTCCGGAAGGATTAAGGGCTGTAGCTGAAAATGCAGTGCTCAATGCAAACTATATTGCATCAAAACTCAAAGGAAGATACTACCTGCCTGTTGACAGAGAATGTATGCATGAATGTGTGTTGTCAGGCGATTTACAGAAAGAACGCGGTGTAACCACTCTGGATATAGCTAAGAGGCTTCTGGATTTCGGATACCATCCTCCTACAGTTTATTTTCCGTTAATTGTTTCTGAGGCAATGATGATAGAGCCAACAGAATGTGAAACAAAGGAAACATTGGATCAGTTCATAGGGGCTATGATACAGATTGCTGATGAAGTAGAAAATGATCCGGACGTAGTAAAAAATGCTCCGCATACAACAGTAGTTTCCAGGCTTAATGAAGCTCAAGCCGCAAGGAAGCCTGTACTTCGCTATAATAAGCAGGTGTAG
- the gcvH gene encoding glycine cleavage system protein GcvH: MKLLKELKYVESHEWVKVEGSKAYIGITDYAQDHLGEVVYAELPEVGATVEKGDQFVVLESVKAASDVYAPLSGTIVEVNEELADSPEKINESPYDAWFAVIEMSNPDETQSLLTSEDYEKICE; encoded by the coding sequence ATGAAATTATTAAAGGAATTAAAATATGTAGAATCACATGAATGGGTGAAAGTAGAAGGAAGCAAGGCTTATATAGGTATAACAGATTATGCTCAGGATCATTTGGGTGAAGTGGTGTACGCTGAACTTCCTGAAGTGGGTGCAACTGTTGAAAAGGGAGACCAATTTGTAGTTCTTGAATCAGTAAAGGCTGCATCAGATGTTTATGCTCCGCTTTCAGGCACTATAGTTGAAGTCAATGAAGAGCTTGCAGACAGCCCAGAAAAGATAAATGAATCACCGTACGATGCATGGTTTGCTGTTATAGAAATGTCCAATCCAGATGAAACACAATCTCTGCTTACGTCAGAAGACTACGAAAAAATATGCGAGTAA
- a CDS encoding TrmH family RNA methyltransferase, which translates to MDIKAYKKGFEHSYTFGMFPTVELIKFRPEAVVKVLVSSNYKSESDADIFEICRRYGVKTEVADKAIRRISDKENNFVVGVFSKYQCRLNAEASHLVLVNPGNMGNMGTIIRTLTGFGLSNLAVISPGVDIFDPKVVRASMGSLFRINFKYFDSFDEYKDAYNNRRIYTFMLDGAKTLKDVRHDENELFSLVFGNESTGLDSSFSSAGTSVFIKHTDRIDSLNLTIAAGIAMYHFCS; encoded by the coding sequence ATGGATATAAAAGCGTATAAAAAGGGCTTTGAGCATTCATATACATTTGGTATGTTTCCAACCGTTGAACTGATAAAATTCCGGCCTGAAGCAGTTGTAAAGGTGCTGGTTAGCTCTAATTATAAATCGGAATCGGATGCCGATATTTTTGAAATTTGCAGAAGGTACGGCGTGAAGACAGAAGTTGCCGATAAAGCGATAAGACGAATAAGTGACAAGGAAAATAATTTTGTTGTTGGTGTGTTTTCCAAATACCAATGCCGGTTGAATGCAGAAGCTTCGCATCTAGTTCTGGTTAATCCGGGAAATATGGGAAATATGGGAACAATTATACGAACGCTGACAGGTTTTGGGTTGAGCAACCTGGCAGTTATAAGTCCCGGCGTCGATATATTTGATCCAAAAGTGGTCAGAGCTTCGATGGGTTCTCTGTTCAGAATAAATTTTAAATATTTTGATAGTTTTGATGAATATAAAGATGCGTATAATAATAGAAGAATTTATACATTTATGTTGGACGGAGCAAAGACACTAAAGGATGTTAGGCATGATGAAAACGAGCTGTTTTCTCTTGTTTTTGGAAATGAATCCACAGGACTGGATTCAAGCTTTTCTTCTGCAGGTACAAGTGTGTTTATAAAGCATACCGACAGGATAGACTCCCTAAACTTAACCATAGCTGCCGGAATTGCAATGTATCATTTTTGCAGTTAG
- the gcvT gene encoding glycine cleavage system aminomethyltransferase GcvT, whose product MKTTPLYEKHLELKGKIIDFGGWNLPVEYSGIILEHEAVRSKAGLFDVSHMGEITVKGEDAEKYLQMIVTNDISVLADNQIAYTTMCYEDGGVVDDLLVYKYSSTDYLLVVNASNTEKDYEWLNNNALGNIKIKNVSLDYAQLALQGPEAQAILQKLVNENLDEIEFYHFKSDVNVGGISALLSRTGYTGEDGFELYFASSEGPKMWDMLLEAGKENGIVPVGLGARDTLRFEAALPLYGHEIDKDVTPLEAGLGFCVKLSKNNFIGRNTLSEQKASGLKRKLVGFEMLGRGIPRNRYEVHSDGKKIGYVTTGSYSPTLKKNIGLALVDAEYAKEKTPIEIVIRNKNVKAEVIKKPFYTKKYKK is encoded by the coding sequence GTGAAAACGACACCATTATATGAAAAGCATTTAGAATTAAAGGGTAAAATAATTGACTTTGGCGGTTGGAATCTTCCTGTGGAATATTCGGGGATAATTTTGGAGCATGAGGCAGTTAGAAGTAAGGCGGGATTGTTTGATGTGTCTCATATGGGAGAGATAACAGTCAAAGGTGAAGATGCGGAAAAATATCTGCAAATGATTGTTACTAATGATATTTCTGTTCTTGCGGATAATCAGATAGCATATACAACAATGTGCTATGAAGATGGTGGAGTAGTAGATGATTTGCTGGTGTACAAATACAGCAGTACTGATTATTTGCTTGTTGTTAACGCTTCGAACACTGAAAAGGATTATGAGTGGTTGAATAATAATGCGTTAGGGAATATAAAAATTAAAAACGTATCGCTTGATTATGCTCAGCTTGCTCTTCAAGGGCCTGAAGCACAAGCGATTTTACAGAAGCTTGTAAATGAAAATTTAGACGAAATAGAATTTTATCATTTTAAAAGCGACGTGAATGTTGGTGGAATAAGTGCTTTGTTATCACGAACAGGATATACCGGAGAAGATGGGTTTGAACTTTACTTCGCTTCTTCCGAAGGGCCTAAGATGTGGGATATGCTTCTTGAGGCAGGAAAGGAAAACGGAATAGTTCCGGTGGGACTGGGAGCAAGAGATACATTGAGATTTGAAGCGGCTCTTCCTTTATACGGTCACGAAATAGATAAAGATGTAACGCCTCTGGAGGCTGGCCTGGGTTTTTGCGTAAAATTATCAAAGAATAATTTTATAGGAAGGAATACCTTATCAGAGCAAAAGGCATCAGGATTAAAAAGGAAACTTGTGGGATTTGAAATGCTTGGAAGGGGAATTCCAAGGAATCGATACGAAGTGCACTCAGACGGTAAAAAAATAGGCTATGTAACTACAGGGAGCTATTCGCCTACTTTGAAGAAAAATATAGGTCTTGCATTAGTAGATGCAGAATATGCAAAGGAAAAAACACCTATTGAGATTGTCATAAGAAATAAAAATGTAAAAGCTGAAGTTATTAAAAAGCCATTTTATACAAAAAAATATAAAAAATAA
- the lpdA gene encoding dihydrolipoyl dehydrogenase, producing the protein MNRDLVIIGAGPGGYEAAIKAAQLGAKVTVIEETGLGGTCLNSGCIPTKSFYKNAETVKSLKSIEEYGIAMGNYSFDMPKAKKRKDEVVSKLVSGIDKLLKANSIEVIKGRASFKGKNVLEVISENSVEEITLSNIIIATGSVSSSVPVTGIDLPGVITSDEILNFEEVPKSLAILGGGVVGAEFAGIFAALGSQVTIIEFLPKILYRLDDELSKKLAVYMKKQGIKILTGSALKEVHKAEEGLKLTVDSGKGIFEVQCDYLLSAAGRKPNIDGLNLEAAGIKYDKKGIKVDEKYMTSAEGVYAIGDVIGGTMLAHIASEEGKSCVEGIYEHTLPQLNYNAVPSCVFTFPEAASVGMTEDEAKEANIEYVIGKSMFGANGKALAMGEGEGFVKVMAEKDSHKIIGVHIMGPHASDIVHEGSMAIKNGLKVEDIKTTVFAHPTLSEVFYEAVCCCTGDAIHSMPKKK; encoded by the coding sequence ATGAATAGAGATTTGGTTATTATCGGTGCGGGCCCAGGAGGCTATGAAGCGGCTATAAAGGCCGCACAGCTTGGAGCTAAGGTGACGGTTATAGAAGAGACCGGACTTGGTGGAACATGCCTGAACAGTGGGTGTATACCAACAAAATCCTTTTATAAGAATGCAGAAACAGTTAAATCATTAAAGAGTATTGAAGAGTATGGAATAGCAATGGGAAATTACTCATTTGATATGCCAAAAGCTAAAAAGAGAAAAGATGAAGTTGTCAGCAAACTTGTATCAGGTATTGATAAACTGTTAAAAGCAAACTCAATAGAAGTAATAAAAGGAAGAGCTTCATTTAAAGGAAAAAATGTATTAGAAGTAATAAGTGAAAACAGTGTCGAAGAAATAACATTATCAAATATTATTATAGCTACAGGCTCGGTTTCATCATCAGTTCCTGTCACCGGAATTGATTTGCCAGGCGTTATAACAAGTGATGAGATATTAAACTTTGAAGAAGTTCCTAAAAGTTTGGCCATATTAGGCGGAGGCGTTGTAGGAGCCGAATTTGCCGGAATATTTGCTGCTCTGGGGTCTCAAGTAACGATAATAGAATTCCTGCCTAAAATATTGTACAGACTTGATGATGAACTGTCTAAAAAATTGGCTGTTTATATGAAAAAACAAGGCATAAAAATTTTGACAGGCTCTGCACTGAAAGAAGTACATAAAGCAGAAGAAGGACTTAAGTTGACGGTTGATAGCGGAAAGGGAATCTTTGAAGTTCAGTGTGATTACTTGCTGTCAGCTGCCGGAAGGAAACCTAATATAGATGGATTAAACCTTGAAGCTGCAGGAATAAAATATGATAAAAAAGGAATAAAGGTTGACGAAAAATATATGACTTCAGCGGAAGGAGTATATGCAATAGGTGATGTAATTGGAGGCACAATGCTTGCGCACATTGCATCGGAAGAGGGAAAATCATGTGTTGAAGGCATATACGAGCATACTTTGCCACAATTAAACTACAATGCAGTTCCTTCATGTGTTTTTACATTTCCTGAGGCTGCCTCAGTTGGAATGACAGAAGACGAGGCAAAAGAAGCAAATATAGAATATGTTATCGGTAAGTCAATGTTTGGAGCTAATGGTAAGGCTCTGGCAATGGGCGAAGGTGAGGGATTTGTAAAAGTCATGGCAGAAAAAGACAGCCATAAAATAATTGGAGTTCATATAATGGGCCCTCATGCTAGTGACATAGTGCATGAAGGATCTATGGCAATAAAAAATGGACTTAAGGTTGAAGATATTAAAACAACAGTGTTTGCTCATCCCACGTTGTCGGAGGTTTTTTACGAAGCCGTATGCTGCTGCACGGGAGATGCAATACATTCAATGCCAAAAAAGAAGTGA
- a CDS encoding DUF4368 domain-containing protein encodes MKLSKGYDAEQSDLQKEMAELRENIQQEEKQNVNVDRLLSIVKKYTHLTELTPEILHEFVDKILVHAPDKSSGRRLQEIEIIYNHIGIFDHSKFTLWKGKAV; translated from the coding sequence ATGAAACTTTCAAAGGGATATGATGCAGAGCAGTCCGATTTACAAAAAGAAATGGCAGAGTTACGAGAGAACATTCAGCAGGAGGAAAAGCAGAACGTCAATGTTGACCGTTTACTCTCCATTGTCAAGAAGTACACCCACTTAACGGAACTTACCCCTGAAATACTGCATGAGTTTGTGGATAAGATACTTGTCCATGCTCCCGATAAAAGCAGCGGGAGGCGGTTACAGGAAATTGAGATTATCTACAATCATATCGGGATATTCGACCACTCAAAGTTTACTCTTTGGAAAGGAAAAGCGGTATAG
- a CDS encoding GNAT family N-acetyltransferase → MKLQDFVQNKPILETGQLLLRPLQYDDVANLKEWLSDNSLYQYWGKRPGKSDLNPELLFQKKERPTKSFHWGIVHKKDNKVIGEMWVYLIENDRMAKVAFRLSPIYQGNGFMTEALTEVVIFCFEKTELQRLWSDVHILNIASYRTLEKAGFKREGHIRDGKMVNTYCDYYLYGMTKADYIDITDKKLLPNGK, encoded by the coding sequence ATGAAACTACAGGATTTTGTTCAGAACAAACCGATACTTGAAACAGGGCAACTCTTATTGCGTCCACTACAATATGATGATGTTGCCAATTTGAAAGAATGGTTGAGTGACAATTCATTGTATCAATATTGGGGAAAACGTCCCGGAAAAAGTGACTTAAACCCCGAATTGCTATTTCAAAAAAAAGAAAGACCTACAAAGAGTTTTCATTGGGGTATTGTCCATAAAAAGGACAATAAAGTAATTGGCGAAATGTGGGTATATCTCATAGAAAATGACCGTATGGCAAAAGTAGCATTCCGGCTCTCTCCAATCTATCAAGGAAATGGCTTTATGACAGAAGCCTTAACAGAAGTAGTGATTTTCTGTTTTGAAAAAACAGAGCTACAGCGGCTATGGTCTGATGTTCACATTCTAAATATCGCGTCATATAGAACACTTGAAAAAGCAGGATTTAAGCGGGAGGGGCATATTCGGGACGGTAAAATGGTGAACACATATTGTGATTACTATTTGTATGGTATGACGAAAGCAGATTATATTGACATAACTGATAAAAAGCTACTGCCCAACGGTAAATAA
- a CDS encoding AEC family transporter — MENLLFSINVVLPIFSLMMIGYFLRQIKIFDKDFLVKANNFAFKALLPVLLFNNIYKSHISDSVNIRLILFAISIVLILVGIMFIVVPKFEKEKRNRGVIIQAIYRSNFVLFGVTLSKNIFGDANLEVVTSLTAVIIPLFNFLAVVILDWYSEVKSNLLDTAVNIVKNPLIIGSVLGIVFSIFGIRLPGFVENVVSDVAGMATPLALMVLGGEIEIKNLSKNIRHIYFAAFGRLILFPAIILIAAVLLGFRDVELGALLSMSAPSCAVSSYTMAQQYDCNYELAGQLVFVTTMICPLTIFMFIYLLKTFALI, encoded by the coding sequence GTGGAAAATTTATTATTCTCAATCAATGTTGTATTGCCAATATTCTCTCTGATGATGATAGGATATTTTCTGAGACAGATAAAAATATTTGACAAAGATTTTCTTGTGAAGGCAAACAATTTTGCATTTAAAGCGCTTCTTCCGGTGCTTTTATTTAATAATATATATAAGAGTCATATTTCAGATTCGGTTAACATACGTTTGATTCTGTTTGCTATAAGTATAGTTTTGATTCTGGTAGGCATAATGTTTATAGTGGTTCCCAAATTTGAAAAGGAAAAAAGAAACCGCGGCGTAATAATACAGGCCATATATAGAAGCAACTTTGTGCTTTTCGGTGTTACGCTCAGCAAGAATATTTTTGGAGATGCTAACCTGGAAGTTGTTACAAGCCTTACTGCAGTAATAATACCGTTGTTTAATTTTCTGGCCGTAGTAATATTGGACTGGTATTCAGAAGTAAAGAGTAATTTATTAGATACTGCCGTAAATATAGTTAAGAATCCGTTAATAATAGGTTCTGTTCTTGGCATCGTATTTTCTATTTTTGGCATAAGGCTTCCGGGTTTTGTGGAAAATGTGGTGTCTGATGTAGCAGGAATGGCTACGCCGCTTGCTTTGATGGTGCTTGGCGGTGAGATTGAAATCAAAAATTTATCAAAAAATATAAGGCATATATATTTTGCCGCATTTGGCAGACTTATACTATTTCCGGCAATTATACTTATTGCCGCAGTATTGCTTGGCTTTAGGGATGTTGAACTTGGAGCGCTACTAAGCATGTCTGCTCCGTCATGTGCTGTTTCAAGCTATACAATGGCGCAGCAATATGATTGTAACTATGAATTGGCCGGACAGCTTGTATTTGTTACTACTATGATATGTCCTTTGACTATATTCATGTTTATATATTTATTGAAGACTTTTGCTCTAATTTAA
- a CDS encoding flavodoxin domain-containing protein has product MNILITYAGNNSTTSECAKLLSEKLPGSHVVNLTKESPDISGYDTIIIGSCIRFNNIHSSVVNFIRHNLEVLMKKNTAIYLCCGFPEKANQYLLHNFPKKLLNKSISIQCFGGKLKVKPHKLFDRLIIKTVQKNFKLESRKFTEIDYESIQTMASDILQSKK; this is encoded by the coding sequence ATGAATATTTTAATAACATATGCAGGCAATAACAGCACTACTTCAGAATGCGCGAAGTTACTGTCTGAAAAACTTCCTGGTTCTCATGTAGTAAATTTAACTAAAGAAAGCCCGGACATATCTGGCTATGATACCATTATAATAGGAAGTTGTATAAGATTTAACAACATACATTCTTCAGTAGTAAATTTTATCAGACATAACTTAGAAGTACTTATGAAAAAAAACACTGCCATATATTTGTGTTGCGGTTTCCCAGAAAAAGCTAATCAATACCTACTTCATAATTTCCCAAAGAAACTATTGAACAAATCCATATCAATCCAATGCTTCGGAGGAAAATTAAAAGTTAAGCCCCATAAATTGTTTGATCGATTAATTATTAAAACCGTTCAAAAAAATTTCAAATTAGAAAGCCGAAAATTTACAGAAATAGATTACGAAAGTATACAGACAATGGCAAGTGATATATTACAATCAAAAAAATAA